The following are from one region of the Nostoc cf. commune SO-36 genome:
- a CDS encoding alpha-2-macroglobulin family protein — MLGIAGCNYFGINSGKEQLPTVSALTPPKLPDWIEQISPIGDAKSLNQIRIRFKEALIPVESLDSPEQQKILEKFALWPPLPGQFRFLTPRMVGFQAEKALPIATRFKVTLKTGLADLKNHRLDKDLPWTFNTESINLTNLPGVNPIEKADIEPIDLQQKLQFTSNVELDLASVQKHLQLIPEGKNKGVSFKVELNKEEKPLKNEEEPLEKFDPSARNWIYNLIPQQNLEKATPYRLVFYPGILPAYGNLPTEKEFASKLATYSPLAFQKINFYGQPDSGGTFGRFIKGSPQLEFNNVLLPDSAKENITINPAPKEISRILQINDEDKVVGINPYALEPAKTYTITIGGNLKDKFGQTLGKPVTLKYDTGDLAGDIWVPSDLNIFPTGKDLQLNISTGNLPEPKYKAAYQVVKPTDLVYFNNGSDLLPQPSNWQSFKVSGKKNQSVDIAVPLREKISADTGMLAYGVQARTNKYQENGKELWREPTTYGMVELTNLGVFTQWFPESGLIRVNHLTDGSPVQAAAVEIYQSKLQAKSRPEPVPCATGKTDENGTLTILREGLQQCYSGNESSSKSPQLLVIARENEDWAFARVEEYSGVYGYGIDAGWQNGKPESRGVIFSDRQLYQPGEKAWLTGFADYLQNGAIQQDKNAVYQLTLINPDGQKTNLGTQTTNEFGTFSLELPIKTTQRLGYYTIQAKGKNGQEISGEFRVAEFKPPNFKVELNLDREFALIDEKVNINATSNYLFGAPVEGGEAKYFVTRQQANFVPKGWEEFTFGRQWLWPEETPTISSDVLQTNAQLDANGKSSQAVNVANDLPYPMTYRVDVQVADVSNLSVANSKTFTALPSTRLIGLKSNFVADAGKAFPIEVIVTDPTGKPITGQRVRLELQQIKYSSVTQLVEGSRTPKNQVEYKTVGQAEITSASNPQSVNLTAPESGSYRIRVNFGDAKNELIATDLQIWATGGNPVFWGSKEKDVLEIQLDKKEFKPGETATVLIQSPYPDAELYFAVIKDKPLYQQITKTQGSAPQIQFKVTPEMLPNAAIEAVLVRQGKPINQVEAGSLDNLVKIGFTPFKVNLEDKYLKLQVKPVQASLEPGAEETVQLQLKDNQGNPTKGQFTVMVVNEAVLQLSGYRPPDLVDTVYAEQPISTRFSDNRPDVILQAQDVAKPKGWGYGGGFSTGAANTRTRTDFQALAYYNGSVLTDANGNAQITFKLPDDLTTWRVMAVATDGNLRFGNGDATFIATKPLLTNAILPQFARPGDRILAGLSVTNNTGNTGNLSINGELSGNVKFADKNPTATTLQTKAESATHAYRFPMVADSVGVGKVRFTTQLNGTAADAFEVPLEIKPVEITEQVVESGVTEKQVKIPLNVDKNTFPNAGGLDIQLASTLIPEIQAPAKQVLEDNDLPFTEPAASQLIIAANLQNLTQKYGQTFSEFNPSQQAKQAIEELQKLQIADGGFAAFPGQEKSDPWVSAYAGESLAKAIQVFPNLVDSGMLSRLKTYLQKVLANPGEYEFCKQQLCKRQLQLNALIALAQLDEKRNTFLADIYEQRNNFDLVTQIKLARYLSQFPEWQDESQQLVNKLQQNIYETGRTAVVSLPSSWGWMSSSTTTQAQALRLFIAKQSKPEVIDKLFQSLLALRRDGTWQTNYNNAQALTALVEYSQLQATPPNFVATVQLAGNKLGENRFEGYKNSSLQLIVPMNLLPRGRNDLTLQKAGNGTLHYLVAYNYRLQGNQPGRFNGLRITRGISQVNKEKVLQKTGIYAFDKPLTLASGQVFDIGLEIICDRTVDHIVIKDPLPAGFEAVDASFQTTTGALQAKADSWELGFKNVYRDRIIAYADHLEPGVYSLHYLVRSVTPGTFSWPGAEVHLQYAPEEFGRTAESTLIVEEHS; from the coding sequence ATGCTAGGAATAGCAGGGTGTAATTATTTTGGTATCAACTCAGGTAAAGAACAACTGCCAACAGTATCAGCACTCACTCCGCCTAAACTACCAGACTGGATTGAACAAATTAGTCCCATTGGGGATGCAAAATCTCTTAACCAAATCCGCATCCGTTTTAAAGAAGCTTTAATCCCAGTTGAAAGCTTAGACAGTCCAGAACAGCAGAAAATTTTAGAAAAATTTGCCCTTTGGCCGCCTTTACCCGGTCAATTTCGCTTTTTAACACCCCGCATGGTGGGTTTTCAAGCCGAGAAAGCCTTACCAATAGCCACAAGATTTAAAGTTACCCTCAAAACAGGTTTAGCCGATTTAAAAAATCATCGTTTAGATAAAGATTTACCTTGGACTTTTAATACCGAATCTATAAATCTGACTAATTTACCCGGTGTTAATCCCATTGAGAAAGCTGATATCGAACCAATTGATTTACAACAGAAATTACAGTTTACTTCAAATGTAGAATTGGATTTAGCTTCTGTACAAAAACATTTACAGTTAATTCCTGAAGGTAAAAATAAGGGTGTAAGCTTCAAAGTTGAATTAAACAAAGAAGAAAAACCATTAAAAAATGAAGAAGAACCTTTAGAAAAATTTGACCCTTCAGCACGCAATTGGATTTATAATCTCATCCCCCAGCAAAATCTCGAAAAAGCAACCCCTTATCGCCTAGTCTTTTATCCCGGAATCCTGCCTGCTTATGGCAATCTACCTACAGAGAAAGAATTTGCCAGTAAGTTAGCAACTTATTCGCCTTTAGCATTTCAAAAAATTAACTTTTACGGACAGCCAGATTCAGGTGGAACATTTGGACGATTTATTAAAGGCAGTCCACAGCTAGAATTTAATAACGTCTTATTGCCAGATTCAGCTAAAGAAAATATTACTATTAATCCAGCACCAAAAGAAATTTCGAGAATTCTCCAAATAAACGATGAAGATAAAGTTGTCGGCATCAATCCTTATGCACTAGAACCTGCTAAGACTTATACAATTACTATCGGCGGAAACCTTAAAGATAAGTTTGGGCAAACTTTAGGTAAACCTGTCACACTAAAATATGATACTGGAGATTTAGCTGGGGATATCTGGGTTCCCTCAGATTTGAATATTTTCCCCACAGGTAAAGATTTACAGCTAAATATTAGTACGGGGAATCTGCCAGAACCTAAATATAAGGCAGCTTATCAAGTAGTTAAACCGACAGATTTAGTTTATTTTAATAATGGTAGTGATTTATTACCACAACCTTCTAATTGGCAAAGCTTTAAAGTATCGGGTAAGAAAAATCAATCAGTTGATATTGCTGTTCCTCTGCGCGAAAAAATAAGTGCAGATACGGGAATGTTAGCTTATGGAGTGCAAGCCCGCACTAATAAATATCAGGAGAATGGTAAGGAACTGTGGCGTGAACCTACAACTTATGGCATGGTTGAGTTGACGAATTTGGGCGTATTTACTCAGTGGTTTCCTGAGTCAGGCTTAATTCGCGTCAATCATCTTACAGATGGTTCGCCAGTTCAAGCGGCTGCTGTGGAAATTTATCAATCAAAGTTACAGGCTAAATCTCGCCCCGAACCTGTACCTTGTGCAACGGGTAAAACTGATGAAAATGGAACTTTGACAATTCTTCGTGAAGGATTACAGCAATGTTATTCGGGAAATGAAAGTTCTAGTAAATCACCACAATTATTAGTAATTGCCCGTGAAAATGAAGATTGGGCATTCGCCAGAGTTGAAGAATATAGCGGCGTTTATGGATATGGTATTGATGCAGGTTGGCAAAATGGTAAACCTGAATCACGCGGGGTAATTTTCTCGGATAGACAGTTGTATCAACCAGGAGAAAAAGCTTGGTTAACCGGTTTTGCTGACTATTTACAAAATGGGGCGATTCAGCAAGATAAAAATGCTGTTTACCAGTTAACTCTAATAAATCCTGATGGGCAAAAGACTAATTTAGGTACGCAAACTACAAATGAATTTGGTACATTTTCTCTAGAATTACCAATCAAGACTACTCAGCGCTTAGGTTATTATACAATCCAGGCTAAGGGTAAAAATGGACAAGAAATTTCTGGAGAATTTCGGGTAGCTGAGTTTAAGCCACCCAATTTTAAAGTCGAACTCAACTTAGATAGAGAATTTGCTCTCATTGACGAGAAAGTTAATATTAATGCTACAAGTAATTATTTATTTGGTGCGCCTGTAGAAGGTGGCGAAGCAAAATACTTTGTTACTCGCCAACAGGCTAATTTTGTCCCTAAAGGTTGGGAGGAATTTACTTTTGGTAGACAATGGTTATGGCCAGAAGAAACCCCTACTATATCTAGTGATGTATTGCAAACTAATGCCCAGCTAGATGCTAATGGTAAAAGTAGTCAAGCTGTGAATGTGGCTAATGATTTACCATATCCGATGACTTACCGGGTGGATGTGCAAGTTGCAGATGTTTCTAATCTATCTGTAGCAAATTCCAAAACTTTTACAGCCTTACCGAGTACTCGTCTTATTGGGTTAAAAAGTAATTTCGTTGCTGATGCTGGTAAGGCTTTTCCTATTGAAGTGATTGTTACTGACCCTACAGGAAAACCGATAACAGGTCAACGGGTGCGGCTGGAATTACAACAGATTAAATACAGCAGTGTCACGCAGTTGGTGGAAGGTAGCCGAACTCCAAAAAATCAAGTTGAATATAAAACAGTAGGACAAGCAGAAATTACATCTGCTAGCAATCCGCAATCGGTAAATTTGACAGCACCTGAATCTGGTTCATACCGGATTAGAGTTAATTTTGGTGATGCTAAAAACGAATTAATTGCCACAGATTTACAAATTTGGGCAACTGGGGGAAATCCAGTATTTTGGGGTTCTAAAGAAAAAGATGTCTTAGAAATTCAGCTAGATAAAAAAGAGTTTAAACCTGGTGAAACTGCTACTGTACTAATTCAATCTCCCTATCCAGATGCAGAATTGTACTTTGCTGTGATTAAAGACAAACCTCTTTATCAGCAAATTACCAAAACTCAGGGAAGCGCACCACAAATTCAGTTTAAAGTCACGCCAGAAATGCTGCCAAATGCAGCCATTGAAGCTGTCTTAGTCAGACAAGGTAAACCCATAAACCAAGTAGAAGCGGGAAGTTTAGATAACTTGGTGAAGATTGGTTTTACACCTTTTAAAGTTAACTTAGAAGATAAGTATTTAAAACTGCAAGTTAAGCCAGTACAAGCATCATTAGAACCTGGTGCGGAAGAAACGGTACAACTACAACTGAAGGATAATCAAGGCAATCCCACCAAAGGACAGTTTACAGTCATGGTGGTAAATGAAGCGGTGTTACAACTTTCTGGTTATCGTCCGCCAGATTTGGTAGATACAGTTTATGCAGAACAGCCGATATCTACCCGCTTTAGCGATAATCGTCCAGATGTCATATTACAAGCACAAGATGTAGCAAAACCCAAAGGTTGGGGTTATGGCGGTGGTTTCTCAACTGGTGCAGCAAATACTCGTACCCGCACCGATTTTCAAGCTTTAGCTTACTACAACGGTTCTGTTCTTACCGATGCAAATGGTAATGCACAGATAACCTTTAAACTCCCGGATGATTTAACTACATGGCGGGTGATGGCTGTCGCTACTGACGGAAATCTGCGTTTCGGGAATGGAGACGCGACGTTTATCGCCACAAAGCCACTACTAACTAATGCCATCTTGCCACAGTTTGCTCGTCCAGGCGATCGCATCCTTGCTGGTTTATCGGTAACTAACAACACTGGGAATACAGGAAATCTCTCAATTAATGGCGAACTTAGCGGTAATGTGAAGTTTGCCGACAAAAACCCCACAGCGACTACTTTGCAAACCAAAGCTGAATCCGCAACTCACGCTTATCGCTTTCCAATGGTGGCGGATAGTGTGGGAGTTGGGAAAGTTCGCTTTACCACTCAACTAAATGGTACAGCCGCAGACGCTTTTGAAGTTCCTTTGGAAATTAAGCCAGTTGAAATTACAGAACAAGTTGTTGAATCTGGTGTAACTGAAAAACAGGTGAAAATTCCCCTGAATGTTGATAAAAATACCTTCCCTAATGCGGGAGGTTTAGATATTCAGTTGGCGAGTACCTTGATTCCAGAGATTCAAGCACCAGCAAAGCAGGTTTTAGAAGATAATGATTTACCATTTACAGAACCGGCGGCGAGTCAATTAATAATTGCTGCTAATTTGCAAAATCTTACACAAAAATATGGTCAGACATTTTCAGAATTTAATCCTAGCCAACAGGCGAAACAAGCCATTGAAGAATTGCAAAAACTCCAAATAGCCGATGGTGGTTTTGCTGCTTTCCCCGGACAGGAAAAATCTGACCCTTGGGTTTCTGCTTATGCAGGTGAATCTTTGGCTAAAGCCATTCAGGTGTTCCCTAATTTAGTCGATTCTGGAATGCTGTCCCGCCTCAAAACTTATCTGCAAAAAGTTCTGGCGAATCCTGGAGAATACGAGTTTTGCAAACAGCAATTATGTAAAAGGCAACTGCAACTTAATGCTTTAATTGCCTTAGCACAACTGGATGAAAAACGCAATACTTTTCTTGCAGATATTTATGAACAGCGCAATAATTTTGATTTAGTAACTCAAATTAAACTAGCGCGATACTTATCTCAATTTCCAGAATGGCAAGATGAATCTCAGCAATTAGTAAACAAGCTGCAACAGAATATCTATGAAACTGGCCGCACAGCAGTTGTGAGTTTACCCAGTAGTTGGGGATGGATGAGTTCATCTACGACGACGCAAGCGCAAGCTTTACGTTTGTTTATTGCCAAACAAAGTAAACCCGAAGTTATAGATAAATTATTCCAAAGTCTTCTGGCGCTGCGACGGGATGGCACATGGCAAACTAACTATAATAATGCCCAAGCTTTAACAGCTTTGGTAGAATATAGCCAACTACAAGCTACACCACCTAATTTTGTTGCCACAGTACAATTAGCTGGTAATAAGTTAGGAGAAAATCGGTTTGAAGGTTACAAAAATTCTAGTTTACAGCTAATTGTGCCGATGAATCTATTACCTCGTGGGCGTAATGATTTAACGCTGCAAAAAGCAGGTAATGGCACTTTACACTATCTGGTTGCTTATAATTATCGCTTGCAGGGAAATCAACCAGGCAGATTTAATGGTTTACGCATAACACGAGGAATTAGTCAAGTAAATAAAGAGAAAGTTTTACAAAAAACAGGTATTTACGCTTTCGATAAACCCTTGACTTTAGCCTCTGGACAGGTGTTTGATATTGGTTTAGAAATCATCTGCGATCGCACTGTGGATCATATAGTAATAAAAGATCCGTTACCAGCAGGTTTTGAGGCAGTGGATGCAAGTTTTCAAACTACCACAGGTGCATTACAAGCAAAAGCCGATAGCTGGGAACTTGGTTTTAAGAATGTGTACCGCGATCGCATTATCGCATACGCCGACCACCTGGAACCAGGAGTTTATAGTCTGCATTACTTAGTCCGTTCTGTTACTCCTGGGACATTTTCTTGGCCTGGTGCAGAAGTTCACCTGCAATATGCACCAGAAGAATTTGGACGTACTGCTGAGTCTACATTAATAGTGGAGGAGCATTCCTGA
- a CDS encoding type II toxin-antitoxin system Phd/YefM family antitoxin, with amino-acid sequence MTVNINIQEAEIVFSELLNRVSQGEEITITQNGVAIARLVPVNQNPPKRIPGSAKGLITIAPDFDDPLPDDILASFEG; translated from the coding sequence ATGACTGTAAACATTAATATTCAAGAAGCAGAAATTGTTTTTTCTGAACTTTTGAATCGGGTGAGTCAGGGCGAAGAAATTACAATTACTCAAAACGGAGTAGCAATTGCCCGTTTAGTACCTGTTAATCAAAATCCACCCAAGCGAATACCAGGAAGTGCGAAGGGATTAATCACAATTGCTCCAGATTTTGATGATCCTTTACCTGATGATATACTAGCTAGTTTTGAAGGATGA
- a CDS encoding type II toxin-antitoxin system VapC family toxin codes for MVRVIISDSSNELFFSAASAWEIATKAQLGKLLLPKNPEQFISEQLLINSIESLPIYISHAVRVYDLPIHHKDPFDRILVAQSQLENLLIMTIDPLISQYDVNVIW; via the coding sequence ATGGTTAGGGTAATTATTAGTGATAGCAGCAATGAGTTATTTTTTAGTGCAGCTAGTGCTTGGGAAATAGCCACCAAAGCTCAACTAGGTAAGTTGCTTTTGCCAAAAAATCCAGAGCAGTTTATTTCTGAGCAATTGTTGATTAATTCTATTGAAAGCTTACCAATATATATAAGTCACGCTGTTAGAGTTTATGATCTCCCAATTCATCATAAAGATCCATTTGACCGAATACTGGTTGCCCAAAGCCAATTAGAAAATCTATTAATTATGACTATAGACCCTTTAATTTCCCAGTATGATGTAAATGTTATTTGGTAG
- a CDS encoding DUF7219 family protein: MDEHNLDDKNKFLYPRSRYYGQVKPENLIFNANLQEFAQKVGYITSLEISGKLDPEDAYKQIKALWKELKRSKKGLFIGEEPGEKL, from the coding sequence ATGGACGAGCATAATCTTGATGATAAAAACAAATTTCTTTACCCTCGTAGTCGCTATTACGGTCAAGTTAAGCCAGAGAATTTAATATTTAATGCCAACCTTCAAGAATTTGCTCAAAAAGTTGGCTACATTACCAGTTTAGAAATATCTGGAAAGCTTGACCCAGAAGATGCTTACAAACAGATTAAAGCACTTTGGAAAGAGTTGAAGCGTAGTAAAAAAGGGTTGTTCATTGGTGAGGAACCAGGAGAAAAATTGTGA
- the cbiE gene encoding precorrin-6y C5,15-methyltransferase (decarboxylating) subunit CbiE, with product MTEKWLSIVGIGEDGLQGLSAIARSLVDQAKVIVGGDRHLAMLPTDDQREKLVWTSPISTSVEEISKRRGESICVLASGDPMCYGIGVTLMRQIPVSEMTIIPASSAFSLACARVGWSLTEVETLSLNGRPSSLLQSYIYPKARLLILSEGKGTPAIVAEILTNRGYGGSKITVLERMGGAHERIVEGTAASWSETEVAALNAIAVYCIADAGVIPLPRLPGLPDNAYYHDGQLTKREVRAITLAALAPTPGELLWDVGAGCGSISIEWMRSNARCRAIAIEQNASRLLYIADNAATHGTPNLQIIEGKAPHVLKGLPAPDAIFIGGGVTATGLFDVCWEALKPGGRLVANVVTVEGEQTLFQWRERVGGDLTRIAIQRAEPIGKFLGWRGMAGVTQWVVVK from the coding sequence ATGACAGAGAAATGGCTTTCTATCGTCGGTATTGGAGAAGATGGGTTACAGGGGTTAAGCGCGATCGCTCGTTCTCTAGTCGATCAAGCTAAAGTAATTGTAGGAGGCGATCGCCATTTAGCAATGCTCCCTACAGACGACCAACGTGAGAAACTAGTCTGGACATCTCCCATTAGCACTTCAGTAGAGGAAATCAGCAAGCGTCGGGGTGAGTCAATTTGCGTACTTGCAAGTGGCGATCCGATGTGTTATGGCATTGGTGTCACCTTGATGCGGCAAATTCCCGTCTCAGAAATGACAATTATCCCCGCATCTTCAGCCTTCAGCCTCGCCTGTGCCAGGGTGGGATGGTCTTTAACTGAGGTGGAAACCTTGAGTTTGAATGGTCGTCCATCCTCTCTACTCCAGTCTTACATTTATCCAAAAGCGCGGCTGTTGATTTTGAGTGAAGGAAAGGGCACACCCGCCATTGTTGCTGAAATTTTGACGAATCGCGGCTATGGTGGCAGTAAAATCACCGTATTGGAGCGTATGGGCGGCGCTCATGAAAGAATTGTGGAAGGGACGGCTGCATCTTGGAGTGAAACTGAAGTTGCAGCTTTAAATGCGATCGCAGTTTATTGTATTGCTGATGCTGGGGTTATCCCATTACCAAGATTACCAGGATTACCAGATAACGCCTATTACCACGATGGACAGTTAACTAAGCGTGAAGTTAGGGCAATCACCCTAGCAGCTTTAGCACCCACACCGGGAGAATTATTGTGGGATGTGGGTGCGGGTTGCGGCTCAATTTCTATCGAATGGATGCGGAGTAATGCTCGATGTCGAGCGATCGCGATCGAACAAAATGCTTCTAGACTACTATATATCGCCGATAATGCCGCCACTCACGGTACTCCAAATCTGCAAATCATTGAAGGTAAAGCACCCCATGTTCTGAAAGGCTTGCCTGCACCAGATGCGATTTTTATTGGTGGTGGGGTGACAGCAACGGGACTTTTTGATGTTTGCTGGGAAGCACTAAAACCAGGTGGACGTTTAGTGGCAAATGTAGTGACAGTAGAGGGCGAACAAACTTTGTTTCAATGGCGTGAACGAGTCGGTGGCGATTTAACTCGTATTGCCATTCAACGAGCTGAACCTATTGGTAAATTTTTGGGCTGGCGAGGAATGGCGGGTGTGACGCAATGGGTAGTTGTCAAATAA
- the ilvB gene encoding biosynthetic-type acetolactate synthase large subunit has product MRSQSVSAGESPSQISLPQTENHKQSRTSSPPVVPKRASGGFALLDSLHRHGVDYIFGYPGGAILPIYDDLYKVEATGAMKHILVRHEQGAAHAADGYARATGKVGVCFGTSGPGATNLVTGIATAYMDSIPMIVVTGQVARPSIGTDAFQETDIYGITLPIVKHSYVVRDPKDMARIVAEAFHIASSGRPGPVLIDVPKDVALEEFDYVPVKPGSVKLRGYRPTVKGNPRQINAAIQLITESRRPLLYVGGGAIASGAHEEIKQLAELFDIPVTTTLMGIGAFDEHHPLALGMLGMHGTAYANFAVSDCDLLICVGARFDDRVTGKLDEFASRAKVIHIDIDPAEVGKNRIPEVPIVGDVRNVLVDLLRRCKETGVKATPNQNQEWLNLVNRWRDEYPLIVPHHPDSISPQEVIVEVNSQAPNAFYTTDVGQHQMWAAQFLKNGPRRWISSAGLGTMGFGLPAAMGAKVAFPDEEVICISGDASFQMCLQELGTLAQYAINVKTIIINNGWQGMVRQWQQAFYGERYSCSNMEVGMPDVELLAKAYGIKGMVISDRSQLKDAIAEMLAHKGPVILNVHVTRDENCYPMVAPGKSNAQMVGLQKQPPKAAAEPVYCSNCNAKNAPTHNFCAECGTKL; this is encoded by the coding sequence GTGCGTTCACAAAGTGTCTCCGCAGGAGAATCGCCTTCCCAAATCAGTCTCCCACAAACTGAGAATCACAAACAGTCTCGTACTTCTAGCCCTCCAGTCGTGCCCAAACGTGCATCTGGCGGTTTTGCTCTGCTTGACAGCCTTCATCGCCACGGCGTTGATTATATCTTTGGTTATCCTGGTGGAGCAATTCTACCAATTTACGACGACCTGTATAAGGTGGAAGCAACTGGTGCTATGAAGCACATTCTCGTGAGACACGAACAAGGCGCAGCCCACGCCGCAGATGGTTACGCCCGTGCAACTGGCAAAGTAGGAGTATGCTTTGGCACTTCTGGTCCAGGAGCAACTAACTTGGTGACAGGCATCGCCACCGCCTACATGGATTCAATCCCAATGATTGTAGTCACGGGACAGGTAGCACGCCCGTCGATTGGTACAGATGCGTTTCAGGAAACCGATATTTACGGAATCACCCTACCAATCGTCAAGCACTCTTATGTAGTGCGCGATCCTAAAGATATGGCGCGAATTGTCGCCGAAGCCTTCCACATCGCTAGCAGTGGGCGTCCGGGGCCAGTTTTGATTGATGTCCCCAAGGATGTAGCTTTAGAAGAATTTGACTATGTACCTGTAAAACCAGGTTCAGTGAAGTTACGCGGTTATCGTCCCACTGTGAAGGGAAATCCCCGACAAATTAATGCCGCGATCCAGTTGATTACTGAAAGCCGCCGTCCTCTACTATACGTGGGTGGTGGTGCGATCGCATCTGGCGCTCATGAAGAAATCAAACAACTAGCTGAATTATTCGATATCCCTGTCACCACAACCTTAATGGGGATCGGTGCATTTGACGAACATCATCCCCTCGCCTTGGGAATGTTGGGAATGCATGGCACGGCTTACGCTAACTTTGCCGTTAGTGATTGTGACCTGCTGATTTGTGTTGGCGCGAGATTTGACGATCGCGTTACAGGCAAGTTAGACGAATTCGCCTCCCGCGCTAAAGTAATTCACATCGACATAGATCCCGCAGAAGTCGGCAAAAACCGCATTCCCGAAGTGCCTATCGTCGGCGATGTGCGGAACGTGTTAGTAGACTTGTTGCGTCGCTGCAAAGAAACAGGCGTTAAAGCTACCCCTAATCAAAACCAAGAGTGGTTAAATTTAGTCAACCGTTGGCGCGATGAGTATCCTCTAATAGTGCCGCACCATCCCGACAGCATTTCACCCCAAGAAGTGATTGTAGAAGTCAACAGCCAAGCACCCAACGCTTTCTACACCACAGATGTCGGACAGCATCAAATGTGGGCAGCACAATTCCTGAAGAATGGCCCAAGGCGCTGGATTTCTAGTGCTGGTTTGGGAACGATGGGTTTTGGCTTACCTGCGGCAATGGGCGCTAAAGTGGCGTTTCCTGATGAAGAAGTCATCTGTATTAGCGGTGATGCTAGTTTCCAAATGTGTTTACAGGAACTTGGTACACTTGCACAATATGCGATAAATGTCAAGACAATAATTATCAATAACGGCTGGCAAGGGATGGTGCGCCAGTGGCAGCAAGCCTTCTATGGTGAGCGTTACTCATGCTCCAACATGGAAGTAGGAATGCCAGACGTAGAGTTATTGGCAAAAGCTTATGGCATTAAGGGTATGGTAATTAGCGATCGCAGTCAATTAAAAGATGCGATCGCCGAAATGCTGGCACACAAAGGGCCAGTAATCTTAAATGTCCACGTCACCAGAGACGAGAACTGCTATCCAATGGTAGCCCCTGGTAAGAGCAACGCTCAAATGGTTGGTTTGCAGAAGCAACCGCCAAAAGCGGCAGCAGAGCCAGTGTATTGCAGCAACTGCAATGCCAAAAATGCTCCTACCCATAACTTCTGTGCTGAGTGTGGGACGAAGTTGTAA
- a CDS encoding MFS transporter — translation MFPTEPAAVNNGFGALLKNRAFMLLWIGQLVSQLADKVFFVLMIALLENYSPLPGLAQNSMYSTLMLSFTIPAILFGSAGGLFVDRLPKKLIMIGSDIVRGLLTLCLPLLPREFLILLILTFAISSVTQFFAPAEQAAIPLLVKRENLLAANALFSSTMMGALIVGFAIGEPILSLAKSLMGEQYGQEIVVGGLYILSAAIMQPIKFKEPKLSKEQQASNHLWTEFTESLRYLKKNPLILNAMLQLTTLYCVFAALTVLTIQLAEEFGLKEKQFGFFLAAAGVGMVFGAAILGHWGDKLHHKPLPLIGFLIIALVLGVFTFTHNLLLALALCAFLGVGASLIGVPMQTLIQQQTPSTMLGKVFGFQNHAVNIALALPLAITGPLTDALGLRTVLVAMSVIVVVVGVWAWKNTRKVLQNVI, via the coding sequence ATGTTTCCAACTGAACCAGCTGCTGTTAATAACGGCTTTGGCGCACTGCTAAAAAACCGTGCTTTTATGCTCCTGTGGATTGGGCAATTGGTGTCCCAGTTAGCAGATAAGGTCTTCTTCGTTTTAATGATTGCTTTGCTGGAGAACTACTCACCGCTTCCTGGGCTGGCACAAAACTCGATGTACTCAACCTTGATGCTGTCGTTTACAATACCAGCAATTTTGTTCGGCTCTGCGGGTGGTCTCTTTGTTGACCGCTTGCCAAAAAAGCTGATTATGATCGGCTCAGACATTGTGCGTGGACTGTTAACACTGTGTCTTCCCCTTTTGCCACGAGAGTTCCTGATTCTGTTAATCTTGACTTTTGCCATTTCCTCAGTGACGCAGTTTTTTGCACCAGCTGAACAAGCAGCCATTCCTTTGTTGGTGAAGCGAGAAAATTTGTTGGCAGCCAATGCGCTCTTTAGCAGCACAATGATGGGAGCTTTAATTGTTGGCTTTGCTATAGGAGAGCCAATTTTGAGTTTGGCGAAAAGCTTGATGGGAGAACAATACGGTCAAGAGATTGTAGTTGGTGGACTATACATCTTATCGGCTGCGATTATGCAGCCAATTAAGTTTAAAGAACCCAAACTCTCAAAAGAGCAACAGGCATCAAATCACCTTTGGACTGAATTCACCGAAAGCCTGCGCTATCTCAAGAAAAACCCTTTGATCTTGAACGCCATGCTGCAACTTACAACTTTATATTGTGTGTTTGCAGCCTTAACGGTGCTGACAATTCAATTAGCCGAGGAATTTGGTTTAAAAGAAAAACAGTTTGGCTTTTTCTTGGCAGCAGCAGGCGTGGGTATGGTATTTGGTGCGGCGATTTTAGGCCACTGGGGTGATAAATTGCATCATAAACCCCTACCTTTAATTGGATTTTTGATAATTGCACTAGTTTTAGGAGTGTTCACTTTTACGCACAACTTATTACTGGCGCTAGCACTCTGTGCATTTTTGGGTGTCGGTGCTTCCCTAATTGGCGTACCCATGCAAACTTTAATTCAACAGCAAACACCATCTACTATGCTCGGTAAAGTATTTGGCTTTCAAAATCATGCCGTTAACATCGCTCTGGCGTTACCTCTGGCCATTACTGGGCCATTAACTGATGCTCTGGGCTTGCGAACTGTGCTGGTAGCAATGAGTGTTATTGTCGTAGTTGTCGGTGTTTGGGCTTGGAAAAATACCCGCAAAGTCTTGCAAAACGTAATTTAA